In the genome of Maribacter forsetii DSM 18668, the window ACTTCATATTGGTGTTCTAAGCCGGCATCTTCGGTAACATCAACAAATGTTTGTTGAGCATTGCTAAACCATCCGCAGAAAAAAAGCAGTTGGCTTATGATTTTTATAAATGATGCTATATTATTATTCATTTGTATTCTTCCATTCTAGAGCGTAAACATTTTTGGCTATTTCTACCCCTTTTTCCAATCCTACTTCATTATCTAATTGCGTGTGAATTCCGCCATAAAACCTAGAATCTGCCGTTTCTTGTGCAGCATCCCAAAAAGTGTCGAATGACCTTACTACAAAGTCTGTTTCCTTTAATTCATCGCGTTCCCTGCCTTCGTGGGCTCTGTCAGTAAACGTAAATTCTTTTCCAAAGTTATGTTCTAAGACCGTTGCAGCAGCAGCTGCTTGTATAGCGTGCCCAGATGGAAAAGAGGGAAATGGAGGATCAGGCCAAAAAGATTCCCATTCCTCATCTATATATTTAGGTACAAACGTATTTGGACGCTCGGTAAAGAATTGATATTTCCATTTCCAGCAGTTAACAAAGGCATCTGAAACGGCCATACCTACTTGCGCATAGACCTGTGCAGTTTCAATAAGGGAGATGTCATGGCCTTCTACAGCTAGGGTAGCAAAATAGTAGGAGTGACCTGGTGGTGTAAAACTTACATCTGGGTCATCTCCCCACCAAATAGCAGCTTCCTTTTCTAATTGGGTCAATTCTAAATCTTTGAGATAAACGTCTTCAAATTGTTTGTAATATGGAGAACCGGGAGTGGTATCATACGGTATCATTTTCGGGTCTTCTAACTCTTTATTTGTAGAAGCAAAAGTTCTGTTTTCACCCCAATGAGGGTGCAAAGGGTGGTGACTGAAAGATTGTGCGAACAAGGGAGGTTTCCATGCACCCGGTCTATCTGGGTGTACCATTTCTTTGTCAAAATTATTCAAATAACCTCTATGCCCACCATCTGTTTTAGACCACTCGAAAATAGCATGTGCAACAGATTTGCCAAATTCTACGGAACGAGATACGGTTTCTTCATCTAAACCATCTTGAAATTGAATGAAAATCACTTGTTCAAGGGAATCAATTTTTTGAATATTTTCTTCGGATGTTTGAACGTAGATATTCTTTAGAATTTCTGACTGCCCAGCATTTAATGCCAGTACCCAATTATACTTTTTTGTACCGTCAACGGTAGGAAGATTTTCTAATTCTGGTAACTGACCGTTCATGGTTTTGTATTCTGTGAAGCCTGGTACTACAGATTCATACATGGTAAGACCGGTATACCCAAAAGCCCTAGATGCGAAAGTGGGGGAGTTTGACGGTGTGTATCTAGTAATGAACAAGGTCATATTAGCCCATTCTAGTGCTACGTCTTTATCGCTCATCTTTGGTTGTTCTTTTTGAGAACATGCGTTAAATAGCAAGTAGAAAAGCGATAAAATGATTGTGAAATATATTGGTTTTTTAATAATGGTCATGGTTTAATTAAAAGCTATTTTAAAAGTTTATAGGTTTCGGTTGTTGTACCGTAACTAGTAAGAATAAGTTTGTCATTTATTAATAAGGCATGGGTGTTACTTCCTTTAATGGATAAGCCGGATTTGGTTTGCGGTAAATAATTGAAGTTTCCATCTCCGACTCCTAGTAATACCGTTCCATAATTGGCATCAAACTTTCCAATTCTTAATTTATAAAAGTCATTGTTGCCCAATAGTAATATATCTTCCTTTCCATCATTATTAAAGTCTGATGTTATAATCTCGGAAACCGGTGCATATTGAGCTTGTATCGGTAACGGAACATTTTTATACTTTTTACTTGTTGTACTCAACAGTATAGTGGTTTCTTGGCGGTTTGCGGTTAATTTTTCAGCCTTTTCTAAATCATCTTTACTGAATATGTCATTTATCGTTGCACTAGCATACTTTTCATAACTATTAAACTGTTGCCGCTTACCTGAAAGTTGACCTAAAAGTTCATCTCTGGTGACGTACGGGTAGCTAACGCCATCCATATAAAAATTTAAAATTGGGTCTATAGAACCGTTATGGTCAAAATCTGAATAGTACAATTCTGCAGGGGTGTCGTTACCTAATTTAAACTGAGTATTTGTACCTATGTTACCTGCTATAATATCCGGCTTATTGTCATTATTCAGATCAGCTACCTGAAGACTGGTCCATAATCCTGATAATGGTTCATTTAAAAATTGATCTGTGGCATTGGTTAATTTTCCATTTTTATTCAGGTAGATACTCATAGGCATCCATTCGCCAACCACAATAAGATCCTCTTGTTGATCACCGTCTATATCTACCCAAACTGCATCTGTAACCATCCCAGGATATTTTAAGGAGGTTTGCACCTTATCGGTATAATCCACGAAATTACCTTTACCATCATTCATAAGAATATAGCTTTGTGGAATTTCTGGAAAACGCCCTGGGTTAGTATATCCGCCTACAAAAACATCTAAAAACGTATCGTTATTTATATCAGAAAAAGTTATCGAACCTGTGCTCATCAGCATTTTTGGTAGAGCAGTATCATATTTTTTGAAATCTCCTTTTCCATTACCTAGATATAATCGGTCTTGTAACAAGGGGTCGTTAGCGGCAAGGTTATGATAGCCGCCACTAGCAATATAAATATCCAAATTACCGTCATTGTTGGCATCAAGCAGTGCAATGTCAGTATCAAAATATTGTTGGTCCAGTTCGAAGTCTGTGTTTGATTTTTGATGGAATCCTTTAGATGCATTTTGAATAAAGACCGATGTAGCTTGACCAATTCCACCACCAATGATTATATCTTCTAGTCCGTCATTATTAATATCGCCCTTAGCTATTGGCGGACCGTCATGCGATAATTGTTTAAGTAAAAGGGATTGCCTTTTAAAGTCATTTACTTGAGATGATCGATGTAGAAAATCAATAACACTTTCATCTTTAGAGAACAGTACCTCTGGTTTGTCTTTCAACAGGGCTGTTTTTTTAGCATTGCTTTCCTCTAACACTATTAACTGATTGGAGGGTACATCTCTTAAAGTTTCAGTTTTACCAGAATTCCAAAGTACTACCAATGAATCTATGGTGTTGATGTCATCAAGTCCAAAATGTAAAATAGATGAAACCGTAGAGAGATAACCTTGCGTTGGCATTTGCTCCACTACTTGCATTTTTCCATTACTAAAAACACTTACTTTTGATCCTATGCCTTGTGTGTTTTTGTTAGCTCCTTTTAGCTGAATATTGATTTGGTTGCTTGTATCTTTTCCAGTATCATTTCTGTAAATAAATGCTGGTTTATTGATATTGTTGACCACTAAGTCCAAATCACCATCATTATCTAGATCAACATAAATGGATCCATTACTATTTGCTGGATGGTCAATACCTGCTTGGGTTGTATTATCAGTGAAATTTATGCCGTCTTTATTACTGTAGTAGAAGTTGGTAAGGTTTGAGGCGGGCATTTCTTTTATCAATTCCAAAACATCTTGGCGTTGCAACCTTCCTTTAGACTGTACGTAACTATCCATATAGTTTATGAAGTCTAAATTGGTGTAATCCCTGAAATATCCGTTAGAAATAAATAGATCTTTAAATCCGTCATTATCAAAATCCGCAAATAGGGGAGCCCAGCTCCAATCTGTATTTGATATACCTGATAATTGACCAATTTCACTGAAAGTATTATCACCATTATTTAATTGTAGCATGTTGCGCATGTACTGATGGTGAAAACCGCTTCTTATATTTAAATCGAACTTTTCATAATTATCAGGAGATAATAATAGTTTTTGGCGTTTGTTATCTTTTGGTAACATGTCTAAGGTGAAGATATCTTGTAGCCCATCATTATTAATATCGGCTACATTGTTGCCCATAGAGAAGTGGCTTGTATGCCCCATTTGGCTGCCAAGTTGGTCTGTGAATGTGCCATTTTTATTATTGATATATAAATAATCTGGGACCGTATAGTCATTAGAAATATAGAAATCTTGCCACCCATCATTATTAATATCACTAATGCCAATACCTAAACCATAGGTGAGTGCAGAACCACTGATACCTGCTTTTTCAGTTACATCAATAAAGGTGTTATTCTTTTGCTCAAAGAGACGAGTACCTTGCAAAGGGTCGTCTTTTTTTAAAAATTCTTTTGTGCTTACTTCATTTAAAACAGGTAATGATTTTGGATTATGATTTAGTAGAAGCATGTCTAAATCGCCATCTTTATCATAATCAAAAAAATACCCTTGGTTACTAAATGCGGCACTTGCTAAGCCATATTCTTCGGCTTGTTCTTTAAAAATAGGAATGTTGTTGGTGTCATTACCCTGATTTATAAATAGTTGATTTTTACGTTTTACATCTGGTAATGCTCCTGAATAGCATAGATATAAATCTAGTTTGCCATCGCCGTTTACATCTGCGGAAGTAATACCAGTTTTCCATGGTCCTGGTCTACCGGCGACTTTAGAAATTGCTGTTATATCTTTAAAAGTAAAATCACCTTCATTTAAATAGAATTTATTTTCACCCATATTAGAAGTGAAGTATAAATCTTGTAATCCGTCATTATTGAAATCTCCTGTTGCTACTCCGCCACCATTATATAAGTATTCGTAAACCAATACGTTGGCATTTAATCCCTCTTTTAAAGTATTTTGAAAAGCTATGTTTGTTTTATTTTCAGATAAAAGAGTAAAAAGAGAAGGCTCCTCAATCGTGTTAATTGTAGTAGGTGCTTTGTCCTTTTTTGGTTTCTCAGTACAGCT includes:
- a CDS encoding phosphatase PAP2 family protein; its protein translation is MSDKDVALEWANMTLFITRYTPSNSPTFASRAFGYTGLTMYESVVPGFTEYKTMNGQLPELENLPTVDGTKKYNWVLALNAGQSEILKNIYVQTSEENIQKIDSLEQVIFIQFQDGLDEETVSRSVEFGKSVAHAIFEWSKTDGGHRGYLNNFDKEMVHPDRPGAWKPPLFAQSFSHHPLHPHWGENRTFASTNKELEDPKMIPYDTTPGSPYYKQFEDVYLKDLELTQLEKEAAIWWGDDPDVSFTPPGHSYYFATLAVEGHDISLIETAQVYAQVGMAVSDAFVNCWKWKYQFFTERPNTFVPKYIDEEWESFWPDPPFPSFPSGHAIQAAAAATVLEHNFGKEFTFTDRAHEGRERDELKETDFVVRSFDTFWDAAQETADSRFYGGIHTQLDNEVGLEKGVEIAKNVYALEWKNTNE
- a CDS encoding VCBS repeat-containing protein; translated protein: MTKNPIFFILIVFLLQQSCTEKPKKDKAPTTINTIEEPSLFTLLSENKTNIAFQNTLKEGLNANVLVYEYLYNGGGVATGDFNNDGLQDLYFTSNMGENKFYLNEGDFTFKDITAISKVAGRPGPWKTGITSADVNGDGKLDLYLCYSGALPDVKRKNQLFINQGNDTNNIPIFKEQAEEYGLASAAFSNQGYFFDYDKDGDLDMLLLNHNPKSLPVLNEVSTKEFLKKDDPLQGTRLFEQKNNTFIDVTEKAGISGSALTYGLGIGISDINNDGWQDFYISNDYTVPDYLYINNKNGTFTDQLGSQMGHTSHFSMGNNVADINNDGLQDIFTLDMLPKDNKRQKLLLSPDNYEKFDLNIRSGFHHQYMRNMLQLNNGDNTFSEIGQLSGISNTDWSWAPLFADFDNDGFKDLFISNGYFRDYTNLDFINYMDSYVQSKGRLQRQDVLELIKEMPASNLTNFYYSNKDGINFTDNTTQAGIDHPANSNGSIYVDLDNDGDLDLVVNNINKPAFIYRNDTGKDTSNQINIQLKGANKNTQGIGSKVSVFSNGKMQVVEQMPTQGYLSTVSSILHFGLDDINTIDSLVVLWNSGKTETLRDVPSNQLIVLEESNAKKTALLKDKPEVLFSKDESVIDFLHRSSQVNDFKRQSLLLKQLSHDGPPIAKGDINNDGLEDIIIGGGIGQATSVFIQNASKGFHQKSNTDFELDQQYFDTDIALLDANNDGNLDIYIASGGYHNLAANDPLLQDRLYLGNGKGDFKKYDTALPKMLMSTGSITFSDINNDTFLDVFVGGYTNPGRFPEIPQSYILMNDGKGNFVDYTDKVQTSLKYPGMVTDAVWVDIDGDQQEDLIVVGEWMPMSIYLNKNGKLTNATDQFLNEPLSGLWTSLQVADLNNDNKPDIIAGNIGTNTQFKLGNDTPAELYYSDFDHNGSIDPILNFYMDGVSYPYVTRDELLGQLSGKRQQFNSYEKYASATINDIFSKDDLEKAEKLTANRQETTILLSTTSKKYKNVPLPIQAQYAPVSEIITSDFNNDGKEDILLLGNNDFYKLRIGKFDANYGTVLLGVGDGNFNYLPQTKSGLSIKGSNTHALLINDKLILTSYGTTTETYKLLK